The genomic stretch CGCTGGAGCGTCCTGGCCGACAGACCTTCCGGAGTTCATCCCACTTTCGCAGCCTGCAAGACGGCCTGCTGTCGCTCAGACAGACGGGGATCCTGTTCGATGTGGTCCTGGTGGTGGAGGGTCGACCCATCCAAGCCCACCGCATCCTCCTGGCAGCCGCCTGTGATTATTTCAGGTAAATGATGCAGCAAAAGGCAACCctgcatttcttcttcttcttcttatctATTGAGTTTTCAGAGATGATTTGTCTTAATTAGTTGGTTATACCTTAAATGTTTTCTCTAAATCCACGTTAAGCAACATGCTTTTTTGTCTAATaatccaatatatatatatataatccaGATTAGGATTGATTCGAGTTTATTAACCATTCACTTAAAGTAACTTTTTGCACCTTTATCaagacaactttatttaaaaaccaaaagcagatttttttgtcagaataaaagtttatctgtttagtgttattttctgaaattaatCTAACAAATTATGTGTCAATCATCTCTTGCAACACTAACATGTGATCTATGTGGTTACTTCCATACAAACCTCTATTCTAACACGTCTGTGCTGATGTGAATGGAGCAGTTTTCTTCCTTGGAAAAATCCCCTGGAGTTTTTGCTGTGCGTCAGTGAACTCTCAAGCTCTGCTGTTTATAAGTAGCTCTGTAATCCCTGTGTGAAAGTGGCCAAGACTGCAGCACTTCTTTCCATTCCTTTATGCACAAAAAAGACATGTTGAAGTTTGAAATGATGCAGAGATAcagatgaaaaaggaaaaggatGTTGTGCTCTCATGACTGGGTGACCTGGTTAAACCACGTGACTCTTGTTTTAGGGGGATGTTTGCCGGAGGCCTCCGTGAGACGCAGCAGAAAGAGATTCTTATTCACGGAGTATCTTACAAGGCCATAAAGAAACTACTCGACTACATCTATACTGCAGAGATTGAATTAGACCTGGATTGTGTCCAGGAAGTCCTGATAGCTGCCACTCTGGTGCAGGTAGATTTGTACAAACCAGTCGTTTAAcagaattgtttgtttttatgagttGAATCTATTTTTTCCTGTGTTTCAGCTTGATAGTGTCATTGGCTTCTGCTGTGACTTCCTTTACTCCTGGCTGGATGACAGCAGCATCTTAGAGGTGCTCCAGCTTGTGGATCTCTTTGAGCTGCAACAGCTGAAAGACAGAGTCCGCTCCTACATCCTCAACAACATTCAGACTTTGTCTCGGACGGACGTGTACCGAAAGCTCCCCGAGGAGGAGGTCTTTAGAGCTTTGAGCAGCGATGAGCTTCAGGTGACCAGCGAGAACGAGGTGTACGAGGCCgctctttattttcactttagtCCTGAGGAGGTGGAAGCTGATCAGGTGTACCTGCAGGTCAGTCTGAaggtgtgtttatttttcttcactctCATCTTTTCTGAAGCATATATTTAACGTTAACTCGGTGAATGTGAACtcctttttctgttgtttgtcttcAAGGACAACCTGAAGATGCTTGAAGCTGTGCGGTTCTGCCTCATGGAGAGGCGGGTGTTGCAGAGACTGCACAGCAGACTGGACCAGTGTCCTTTGAAGCATTCGGTCTCAGCTGCTCTCCGGTACCACGAGCAGGAATTGTGGCAGCCCGTCCTGCAGAGTCCTCTCACGCAGCCCCGCTCCACCTTCTACTGTATTCTGGGTTTTGGGGGAATGTTTAGCTCTTCCTCCCTCACAGACAAGAAAAACCTGTTTCAGGTCTTCCACCCGAGCTGGGGGGAGTGGAGGACTCTGCCTTCAGCTCACTCACCCCGAATGTCTAACCAGGGGGTTGCTGTCCTGAACAATTTTGTTTATCTCATTGGAGGAGATAAGAACACCAGTGGATTTCGTGCAGAAAACTGCTGCTGGAGGTGAGATCCTGTCTGATTATTTGCCTCCATAGCCATCCAGTATGGTGGGATTATTTTgaggatgctttttttttagcttctaaatgattaaaaacttgattttaacTCTTCATTTTTACTTCTATGATGTGATTTAGGGGTTGAGTTCTTTGAAAAGATGATAAATAGCTTTAAAAGCCACcaatgagtaaaataaaaataaagaattgaaCAAGTATGTAAGCAAATCAGTTATTTACTACAATTATATAAACATCCTTATGCAATATAATAAACAAGACAGTTTATTgtttagaccaggagtctgcaacatTTAATACTAAATGAGCTAGTTTCTCcagtttggtccagtttcttacagaccagaacccaacaggAGCCTCTAAGtccaacttttacatttaaaagacgcactttttgtgtttttgtaaccattagtccatttatttaaaatatgttttaactaCAATTGAATTATCTCTGTATTGAGATTTTCtatatataactattttaatATGAGGCTTTTGACAACAGCACGggcaagttcctttcaaaataaaagcctaagagccacaatgtttttttgtgttttctaataGATAATATGTTATTTGTGATTTATTGAAGAGCTTTTTAACTCCCATCATTGCATCAGAacttgatttatatatatatatatactatttcACCCCCTTTTTCATTACAGTTTAGCTCTGAgttgttgctatttttaaacctttttttctcattttatgtataaatgtaaagttataaaaactccTAAATCTGTCACATTACTGATAAAGTCTTTCTCAGTAGGTTTAGGATGATTCCATATCTTTTTATGTAAAGATCTTTGCTGGTGTTCAGATGCATGACTTCTCTTTCTGATGCTCTCTCGCTCAGATATGACCCACGTCACAACAGCTGGACCTCCATTCagcctctgcagcagcagcacgctGACCACTGTGTTTGCGTGTTGGGGGGTCACATCTACGCCATCGGGGGGCGTGACTACAGCAACGAGCTGGACTCAGTGGAGCGCTATGACCCCAGCGCAAACACGTGGCAGTTCGTCTCACCTCTGAAGAGAGAGGTAAGGCCTGTCTGTCATGGTGTGAAAGAGGTGCAGTACCGGAACACACCACACGATGGCACCACTAAGTCACCTGATAAAATCCCCATTGATTgagtcgttttttttctttgcctccAGGTTTATGCCCATGCAGGAGCAGTGGTGGATGGGAAGATATACATCACATGTGGGCGTCGAGGAATGGCGTACCTCAGAGAGACGTACTGCTTCGACCCTGCTGCCAATCACTGGGCGGCGTGTGCAGAGGGACCGGTGGAGCGGGCGTGGCACGGCATGGCTGCTGTCAATGGGCGCATATATGTTATCGGGGGTAGTAACCATGAGCGTGGATATCGCCGTGATGTCAACAAAGTACGAACCTCAATTGGGAGTAATATTCATGCGGTATAGAATGCCCACAACGTGTGACTTGTCTGTTTCAGGTGGCGTGCTTTGATCCTGCAGCCAACTCATGGACGTTAgttgcccccctcccctccggACACGGAGAGCCAGGCATCGCCGTGCTCGACCACCGCATCTACGTCCTAGGAGGGCGCTCACACGACAAAGGCAGGAGGATGAAATACATGCACGTGTACAACACCGATGCTGATGAGTGGGACAGTGAGACTGAGTTCAAAGAGCGCGTCTCTGGCCTGGCCGCCTGCGTGGCGCTCATGCCCCCCGCTGTCATCGCACAGGCCAGCAGCTCGGAGCAGCGCTTCAAGGGATCATGGGAAGTCGTGGACATGTACACATCAGAGGACTCCAGTGAGGACTGAAGGATCTACACTGAACTGAATTAGACTGTCTTGCACTTAAATTTTCTGCACATTGATATTGTTTCTGGATGTGCAAATGAATTTATGGCCTTATTTGCTCTCCTTTAGCTTTACTGTaggattctttgttttttatgctaaatgttGGTCCCTGCTTTATATGCAAAAAGTGCCTGTTTGTGCTCAGATGATTACAGATTAAATCTTCCTCTTAACTGAttaaacttcaacattttttttctgttacaagTCAGAACCGAGATCCTCACA from Oryzias melastigma strain HK-1 linkage group LG9, ASM292280v2, whole genome shotgun sequence encodes the following:
- the klhl22 gene encoding kelch-like protein 22 isoform X2; protein product: MRAMKPEGQRVVMAEGEAESAVGGRAGSLERPGRQTFRSSSHFRSLQDGLLSLRQTGILFDVVLVVEGRPIQAHRILLAAACDYFRGMFAGGLRETQQKEILIHGVSYKAIKKLLDYIYTAEIELDLDCVQEVLIAATLVQLDSVIGFCCDFLYSWLDDSSILEVLQLVDLFELQQLKDRVRSYILNNIQTLSRTDVYRKLPEEEVFRALSSDELQVTSENEVYEAALYFHFSPEEVEADQVYLQDNLKMLEAVRFCLMERRVLQRLHSRLDQCPLKHSVSAALRYHEQELWQPVLQSPLTQPRSTFYCILGFGGMFSSSSLTDKKNLFQVFHPSWGEWRTLPSAHSPRMSNQGVAVLNNFVYLIGGDKNTSGFRAENCCWRYDPRHNSWTSIQPLQQQHADHCVCVLGGHIYAIGGRDYSNELDSVERYDPSANTWQFVSPLKREVYAHAGAVVDGKIYITCGRRGMAYLRETYCFDPAANHWAACAEGPVERAWHGMAAVNGRIYVIGGSNHERGYRRDVNKVACFDPAANSWTLVAPLPSGHGEPGIAVLDHRIYVLGGRSHDKGRRMKYMHVYNTDADEWDSETEFKERVSGLAACVALMPPAVIAQASSSEQRFKGSWEVVDMYTSEDSSED
- the klhl22 gene encoding kelch-like protein 22 isoform X1, producing MRAMKPEGQRVVMAEGEAESAVGGRAGSLERPGRQTFRSSSHFRSLQDGLLSLRQTGILFDVVLVVEGRPIQAHRILLAAACDYFRGMFAGGLRETQQKEILIHGVSYKAIKKLLDYIYTAEIELDLDCVQEVLIAATLVQLDSVIGFCCDFLYSWLDDSSILEVLQLVDLFELQQLKDRVRSYILNNIQTLSRTDVYRKLPEEEVFRALSSDELQVTSENEVYEAALYFHFSPEEVEADQVYLQVSLKDNLKMLEAVRFCLMERRVLQRLHSRLDQCPLKHSVSAALRYHEQELWQPVLQSPLTQPRSTFYCILGFGGMFSSSSLTDKKNLFQVFHPSWGEWRTLPSAHSPRMSNQGVAVLNNFVYLIGGDKNTSGFRAENCCWRYDPRHNSWTSIQPLQQQHADHCVCVLGGHIYAIGGRDYSNELDSVERYDPSANTWQFVSPLKREVYAHAGAVVDGKIYITCGRRGMAYLRETYCFDPAANHWAACAEGPVERAWHGMAAVNGRIYVIGGSNHERGYRRDVNKVACFDPAANSWTLVAPLPSGHGEPGIAVLDHRIYVLGGRSHDKGRRMKYMHVYNTDADEWDSETEFKERVSGLAACVALMPPAVIAQASSSEQRFKGSWEVVDMYTSEDSSED